GTAAACTCTTTTTCCTTCCCAAGGCTTTCAAAGAATTTTTTTGGGTAGAGATCGTACGGTTTTTTTCTCAGCGTTTTGCCGGTTGTAAGGTCGTAATATCCGCGAGTGGATATTCGCGGAGTCCTACTTTGTGCCAAGCTCTTCTTTGCGCGCCTTGATGTCCGCATCCTCAACTCGCACAAATATCGGCGCAATCTCTCCCAGCACATGGCCTGGCTGTATTGCAATCTCAGATATTGCGCTCCACGGATGGTCAGTCGTCTTGCCTGGCATTCCAAGCTGCACCCATATCTTTTGTGCAGACTGCGGCAGGAACGGCGAGAGTGCCAACGCTATTGCGTGAACCGCGTTCACGGAAAGGTACACGCACGAGTTGGTCCCAGGCCCCTTCTTCCACGGCTCCTTGTGCTGGAAATACTGGTTAAAGTAGATAGAAAACTCCATCACCTTCTTTAGTGCCCTGTCAAGGTGGTTTTGCTCCATCAGCGGAGTCATTTCGGACAGGAGCGTCTTTATCTTCATCTCTGCGTCTTTGTCCTTTTCATCAAGATCATCTGGTTCGGGAATTGTACCAAAAGTCTTTTTTGTAAACCCAAGCGCTCGGTTCACCAGGTTTCCCACGTTTGCAATCAGCTCCGAGTTTATCCTCGTTGCAAAGTCGTCCCAGTCAAAGTTGAGGTCGTCCTGCGAGTACGGATTGATGGACACCAAGTAGTACCGAAGATAGTCTGCAGGATAGTGTGAAAGAAAATCCCTCAGTCCTATGTACCAGTTGCGGCTCTTTGAGATCTTTTTTGACTGCAGTGTGAGGTGGCCGCGAGTCGGAATGTAATCTGGAAGCTTGTATTCCTGGTTTATCCCAAGCCGCATTGCCGGCAAGAACAGGTAGTGGTGGTACACGATGTCCTTTCCTATGAAATGGTAAATGTCTGCCGAGTTCCAAAACTCCCTTCCGTCTATTCCCTTGTCGCCAAGGAACTTCATCACGGTGGAAATGTACGCAAGGT
Above is a window of Candidatus Nitrosotenuis cloacae DNA encoding:
- the metG gene encoding methionine--tRNA ligase, producing MVSFLSCATQTHSLKPRAIITSALPYANGEIHLGHVASTYLPADVTTRFLKMNGVEAYYVCASDDFGTPILIQAEKEKKTPQEYVAHWNKRDYDDFTAFDICFDFFYRTSSPENIQFVRYVFEKLKQNGHIYETEIIQFYCKNDQKFLPDRYVVGVCPYCKAVDQYSDLCEKCGRVPEEIENPKCAICGQPPTKEKTTHYFFRLKNFGDQLTKWLEENEHLQKDVKKYVQNWISSGLIDWDITRDITWGVPIPGDESKVFYGWFDNHLAYISTVMKFLGDKGIDGREFWNSADIYHFIGKDIVYHHYLFLPAMRLGINQEYKLPDYIPTRGHLTLQSKKISKSRNWYIGLRDFLSHYPADYLRYYLVSINPYSQDDLNFDWDDFATRINSELIANVGNLVNRALGFTKKTFGTIPEPDDLDEKDKDAEMKIKTLLSEMTPLMEQNHLDRALKKVMEFSIYFNQYFQHKEPWKKGPGTNSCVYLSVNAVHAIALALSPFLPQSAQKIWVQLGMPGKTTDHPWSAISEIAIQPGHVLGEIAPIFVRVEDADIKARKEELGTK